The proteins below come from a single Salinilacihabitans rarus genomic window:
- a CDS encoding DUF420 domain-containing protein — translation MQTVTRDRVPTLTAILSLVSLALVFGAAGGAIPADWLPRAPDAVIEAIPHVNAAISLAAIGTILAGWRAIRRGNVARHRRLMVATVVLFGTFLVLYLYRLTMLGGPSTFPGPDAVRLYFYLPLLAVHVLLAIVCIPLVYYALLLAWTHSVPDLRRTAHARIGRVAASLWLVSFSLGVVVYVLLHLVY, via the coding sequence ATGCAGACTGTCACTCGCGATCGGGTGCCGACGCTCACCGCCATCCTGAGTCTCGTCTCACTGGCGCTGGTCTTCGGCGCGGCCGGCGGGGCGATCCCGGCCGACTGGCTGCCGCGGGCGCCGGACGCGGTCATCGAGGCGATCCCCCACGTCAACGCGGCGATCAGCCTCGCCGCCATCGGCACCATCCTCGCGGGCTGGCGGGCGATCCGTCGCGGGAACGTCGCCCGCCACCGCCGGCTGATGGTCGCGACGGTCGTGCTCTTCGGGACGTTCCTCGTCCTCTACCTCTACCGGCTGACGATGCTCGGCGGCCCGTCGACGTTCCCCGGCCCCGACGCCGTCCGGCTTTACTTCTACCTGCCGCTGCTGGCGGTACACGTCCTGCTCGCGATCGTCTGTATCCCGCTCGTCTACTACGCGCTGTTGCTGGCGTGGACCCACTCGGTTCCGGACCTCCGCCGGACCGCTCACGCCCGCATCGGCCGCGTCGCGGCGTCGCTGTGGCTCGTCTCGTTCTCGCTCGGCGTCGTCGTCTACGTCCTGTTACACCTCGTCTACTAG
- the purF gene encoding amidophosphoribosyltransferase yields the protein MTEKCGVVGVSLEARSAARPLYYALYALQHRGQESAGIVTHDGFQQHSHVEMGLVGDVFDEDDIDSLAGSAGVGHVRYPTAGSVDSSCAQPFSVSFKSGSLGLAHNGNLVNADEIRDELAGLGHAFTSDGDTEVIAHDLARNLLEEDLVRAVKRTMGRIHGSYALTISHDDTIMGVRDPLGNRPLCIGELEDGYVLASESAAIDTLDGDRVRDVRPGELVVLREDGSGFDSYQLVEEERTAHCFFEHVYFARPDSRIDGTLVYEARRELGRRLWEESGVETDVVMPVPDSGRAFASGYADGAAETTADGDPREEDDPGVEFAEGLMKNRYVGRTFIMPTQDERERAVRLKLNPIKSTIEGKTVTVIDDSIVRGTTSTQLVNLLKDCGAAEVHVRIGAPPIVAPCYMGIDMATREELIAADRSVAEIREAIGADSLAYLSHEAVAEALGESRADLCLGCVTGEYPYDIEDEATDREVDRPEIGGAPVGADD from the coding sequence ATGACCGAGAAGTGCGGCGTCGTGGGCGTCTCGCTGGAGGCGCGGTCGGCGGCGCGGCCGCTGTACTACGCGCTGTACGCGCTCCAGCACCGCGGCCAGGAGTCGGCGGGGATCGTCACCCACGACGGCTTCCAGCAGCACAGCCACGTCGAGATGGGCCTCGTCGGCGACGTCTTCGACGAGGACGACATCGACTCGCTCGCCGGCTCGGCCGGCGTCGGCCACGTCCGCTACCCGACCGCCGGCAGCGTCGACTCCTCGTGTGCCCAGCCCTTCTCGGTCTCGTTCAAGTCGGGGTCGCTCGGGCTCGCACACAACGGGAACCTCGTCAACGCCGACGAGATCCGCGACGAACTCGCCGGCCTCGGCCACGCGTTCACCAGCGACGGCGACACCGAGGTGATCGCCCACGACCTCGCGCGCAACCTCCTCGAAGAGGACCTCGTCCGCGCCGTCAAGCGGACGATGGGCCGGATCCACGGCTCGTACGCGCTGACGATCAGCCACGACGACACGATCATGGGCGTACGCGACCCGCTGGGCAACCGCCCGCTGTGCATCGGGGAACTCGAGGACGGCTACGTGCTGGCCTCGGAGTCGGCAGCGATCGACACCCTCGACGGCGACCGCGTCCGGGACGTCCGCCCCGGCGAACTCGTCGTCCTCCGCGAGGACGGCTCCGGCTTCGACTCCTACCAGCTCGTCGAGGAAGAGCGCACGGCCCACTGCTTCTTCGAACACGTCTACTTCGCCCGCCCGGACTCGCGGATCGACGGCACGCTCGTCTACGAGGCACGACGCGAACTCGGCCGCCGGCTCTGGGAGGAGAGCGGCGTCGAGACCGACGTCGTCATGCCCGTCCCCGACTCGGGGCGGGCGTTCGCCTCGGGGTACGCCGACGGCGCCGCCGAGACCACCGCCGACGGCGACCCCCGCGAGGAGGACGACCCCGGCGTCGAGTTCGCCGAGGGGCTGATGAAGAACCGCTACGTCGGCCGCACGTTCATCATGCCGACACAGGACGAACGCGAGCGCGCGGTGCGGCTGAAGCTCAACCCGATCAAGTCCACGATCGAGGGAAAGACCGTCACCGTCATCGACGACTCGATCGTCCGTGGCACCACCTCCACCCAACTCGTGAACCTGCTCAAGGACTGCGGCGCCGCGGAGGTCCACGTCCGCATCGGCGCGCCGCCGATCGTCGCGCCCTGCTACATGGGCATCGACATGGCCACCCGCGAGGAACTGATCGCCGCCGACCGGAGCGTCGCGGAGATCCGCGAGGCCATCGGCGCCGACAGCCTCGCGTACCTCTCACACGAGGCGGTCGCGGAGGCCCTCGGGGAGAGCCGCGCCGACCTCTGTCTGGGCTGTGTCACCGGCGAGTACCCCTACGACATCGAGGACGAGGCGACCGACCGCGAGGTCGACCGCCCCGAGATCGGCGGGGCGCCCGTCGGCGCCGACGACTAG